In Deltaproteobacteria bacterium HGW-Deltaproteobacteria-18, the genomic stretch TGCCGCTCTCGGTCAAGGCCGCCGGTCCCGAAGGCTGGAGCGCCAGCATGACCTCGGTGGTCCTGACCCTGTGCGACATGGACACCCAGGTCTGGCTGGACGCCGCATGCAACACGGAGGACGCCTTGCGTTTCCTGCGCTTTCATTGCGGATGTCCCCTGACCGACGCTCTGGCAAGAGCCTCCTTCGCCGTGGTCACCCGGCACGGACTCATGCCCCCTTTTGAGGAATTTTCCCTCGGCAGCGCCGAATATCCCGAAAAATCGACCACCGTGCTGCTGGCCTCGGATCTCTCCGGCGACTCCGGGGGTACAGTGCGGATAAGCGGGCCCGGCGTGGACGGGGAGGGGCGCATACCCCTTTCCTGGCTTCCCTCGGGGTTCATCCGGATGTGGAGCGACAACAATCGACTTTTTCCGCGGGGCATCGATCTGATCCTGGTCGGCAAGAATGAGGTCGTGGGCTTGCCGAGAACTC encodes the following:
- a CDS encoding phosphonate C-P lyase system protein PhnH, whose protein sequence is MLQSIPAGFAHPVFESQGTFRVILEAMSRPGTVVPLSVKAAGPEGWSASMTSVVLTLCDMDTQVWLDAACNTEDALRFLRFHCGCPLTDALARASFAVVTRHGLMPPFEEFSLGSAEYPEKSTTVLLASDLSGDSGGTVRISGPGVDGEGRIPLSWLPSGFIRMWSDNNRLFPRGIDLILVGKNEVVGLPRTLKMEAGPCM